The Myotis daubentonii chromosome 9, mMyoDau2.1, whole genome shotgun sequence genome has a segment encoding these proteins:
- the LOC132242265 gene encoding proteoglycan 3-like, which translates to MKLPLLLLLLLLGTVAALHLGNDAPYLDSQELQADLSQDLKSSGEKEGELVLTEEAIQSQGEQVEASSCQDAFEDEKAMESDPGALDENFQCPREEDTVTILVSAGNKNGRYRLVKTPKTFADARNTCRNCYRGTLASIHNKQINRNIQISCNNFYGNVWIGGTVYARGGKESHREPETLMREKHRSPASCPPSTGDVNATECPQLH; encoded by the exons ATGAaactccccctgctcctgctgctcctcctgctgGGGACAGTTGCTGCTCTTCATCTGG GGAATGATGCCCCCTATCTGGACAGCCAAGAGTTACAGGCAGACCTGAGCCAGGATCTGAAAAGCtcaggggagaaggagggagagttgGTCCTGACTGAGGAGGCCATTCAATCCCAAGGAGAGCAGGTGGAGGCTTCCAGCTGCCAAGATGCCTTTGAGGATGAGAAAGCCATGGAATCGGACCCAGGTGCCCTAGATGAGAACTTTCAGTGCCCCAGGGAAGAGGACACAGTAACAATTCTGGTCAGTGCTGGGAACAAGAATGGACGCTACCGGTTGGTGAAGACTCCCAAAACATTTGCAGACGCTCGG AACACCTGCAGGAATTGCTACCGTGGCACCCTGGCCTCTATCCACAACAAGCAAATCAACAGGAATATCCAGATCTCCTGCAATAACTTCTATGGCAATGTCTGGATTGGAGGCACTGTCTATGCCAGG ggaggaaaggagagccaTAGAGAGccagagacattgatgagagagaaacatcgatcacctgcctcctgcccaccttctactggggatgtaaacgcaaccgag TGCCCCCAGTTACATTAG
- the P2RX3 gene encoding P2X purinoceptor 3 yields MNCMSDFFTYETTKSVVVKSWTIGIINRAVQLLIISYFVGWVFLHEKAYQVRDTSIESSVVTKVKGFGRYANRVMDVSDYVTPPQGTSVFVIITKMIVTENQMQGFCPESEDKYRCVSDSQCGPERFPSGGILTGRCVNYSSELRTCEIQGWCPAEVDTVERPVMMEAENFTIFIKNSIRFPLFNFEKGNLLPNLTAADMKTCRFHPDQAPFCPILRVGDVVKFAGQDFAKLASTGGVLGIKIGWVCDLDKAWEQCIPKYSFTRLDSVSEKSSVSPGYNFRFAKYYKLENGSEYRTLLKAFGIRFDVLVYGNAGKFNIIPTIISSVAAFTSVGVGTVLCDIILLNFLKGADQYKAKKFEEVNETTLKVAASANPVFPSDQTPEEKQSTDSGAFSIGH; encoded by the exons GTGGGTTTTCTTGCACGAGAAGGCGTACCAGGTGCGAGACACATCCATTGAGTCCTCCGTGGTAACCAAGGTGAAGGGCTTTGGGCGCTACGCCAACAGAGTCATGGATGTGTCTGACTATGTGACACCACCCCAG GGCACCTCCGTCTTTGTCATCATCACCAAGATGATCGTCACTGAAAACCAGATGCAAGGGTTCTGCCCAGAG AGCGAGGACAAGTACCGCTGTGTATCAGACAGCCAGTGCGGGCCCGAGCGCTTCCCGAGTGGGG ggaTCCTCACCGGCCGCTGCGTGAATTACAGCTCCGAGCTCCGCACCTGTGAGATCCAGGGCTGGTGCCCTGCCGAGGTGGACACAGTGGAAAG GCCTGTCATGATGGAAGCCGAGAACTTCACTATTTTCATCAAGAATAGCATCCGTTTCCCCCTCTTCAACTTTGAGAA ggGAAACCTCCTGCCCAATCTGACCGCCGCCGACATGAAGACCTGCCGCTTCCACCCTGACCAGGCCCCCTTCTGCCCCATCCTGAGGGTGGGGGATGTGGTCAAGTTTGCGGGGCAGGATTTTGCCAAACTGGCCAGCACG GGCGGGGTTCTGGGCATTAAGATCGGCTGGGTGTGCGACCTGGACAAGGCCTGGGAGCAGTGCATCCCCAAATACTCCTTCACCCGGCTGGACAGCGTTTCTGAGAAGAGCAGCGTCTCCCCGGGCTACAACTTCAG GTTTGCCAAGTACTACAAGTTGGAGAATGGCAGCGAGTACCGCACGCTCCTAAAGGCTTTTGGCATCCGCTTCGACGTGCTGGTGTACGGGAAC GCAGGCAAGTTCAACATCATCCCCACCATCATCAGCTCCGTGGCAGCCTTCACCTCCGTGGGAGTG GGGACTGTCCTCTGTGACATCATCCTGCTCAACTTCCTCAAGGGGGCCGACCAATACAAAGCCAAGAAGTTTGAGGAG GTGAACGAGACGACACTGAAGGTCGCTGCCTCGGCCAACCCAGTGTTCCCCAGCGACCAGACCCCGGAGGAGAAGCAGTCCACTGATTCAGGGGCCTTCTCCATCGGCCACTAG
- the LOC132241151 gene encoding proteoglycan 3-like — protein MKLPLLLLLLLLGTVAALHLGNDVSYTDSQESQADLSQDLEGSGEQEGESVLTEEAIQSEGEQVEASSCQDAFEDEEPMESDQDDLDENLQCPREEDTVKILGSPGCKTCRYVLVRTCRRFRGARKVCRRCYRGNLVSIHNLSVNYQLQCLASNVNQQQVWIGGRLWGRCRRLHWIDGSAVNFTYWANGHGRGRCVALCTRGGHWRRKRCGRRLPFICSY, from the exons ATGAaactccccctgctcctgctgctcctcctgctgGGGACAGTTGCTGCTCTTCATCTGG GGAATGATGTCTCCTATACAGACAGCCAAGAGTCACAGGCCGACCTGAGCCAGGATCTGGAAGGCTCTGGGGAACAGGAAGGAGAGTCAGTCCTGACTGAGGAGGCGATTCAGTCTGAAGGAGAGCAGGTGGAGGCTTCCAGCTGCCAAGATGCCTTTGAGGATGAAGAGCCCATGGAGTCGGACCAAGATGACCTAGATGAGAACTTGCAGTGCCCCAGGGAAGAGGACACAGTGAAAATACTCGGCAGTCCTGGATGCAAGACCTGCCGCTATGTGTTGGTGCGGACCTGCAGAAGATTTAGAGGCGCTCGG AAAGTCTGCAGGAGGTGCTACAGAGGCAACCTCGTCTCTATTCACAATCTCAGTGTCAACTATCAACTCCAGTGCTTGGCCAGTAATGTTAACCAGCAACAGGTCTGGATTGGAGGCAGACTCTGGGGCCGG TGCAGAAGGTTACACTGGATTGATGGGAGTGCTGTGAATTTTACATACTGGGCTAACGGACATGGGCGCGGCCGCTGTGTGGCCCTATGCACCAGAG GGGGTCATTGGCGACGAAAACGTTGTGGAAGACGTCTGCCCTTCATCTGCTCCTACTAA